Proteins from a genomic interval of Deinococcus ruber:
- a CDS encoding Fur family transcriptional regulator translates to MTMVRNTRQRQAVIQALRETQSHPDAAWIHGQVRSVLPSISLGTVYRTLDALVRDGVVMTIERAGQATRFDYKHGGHVHYHVVCRQCGAIHDVSAEAVTLPSAGLPAGFVVQDVRLEYHGLCADCAQPEEQL, encoded by the coding sequence ATGACGATGGTTCGCAATACCCGCCAGCGTCAGGCCGTGATACAGGCCCTGCGCGAAACTCAGAGTCACCCGGACGCCGCCTGGATTCATGGGCAGGTTCGTAGTGTGCTGCCCAGCATCAGCCTGGGAACCGTGTACCGCACGCTCGACGCTCTGGTACGCGACGGCGTGGTCATGACCATCGAACGCGCTGGACAGGCCACCCGCTTCGACTACAAGCACGGCGGGCACGTCCACTATCACGTGGTCTGCCGCCAGTGCGGAGCCATCCACGACGTCAGTGCCGAGGCGGTGACGCTGCCCTCTGCGGGCCTGCCAGCAGGTTTCGTGGTGCAGGATGTGCGGCTGGAATACCACGGCCTGTGCGCCGATTGCGCTCAGCCTGAAGAACAGCTCTGA
- a CDS encoding TetR/AcrR family transcriptional regulator, with product MTSPDSPRARAKRQQIVDAARQLFLKQGYARSTTDAITQAAGVSKQTLYVYFPGKMELLAAVLAAELDGLEEQPGNHAPPQNAEELRAALLHFALSVTARLLCPDAIALLRLLVGEAAQLPELRGVLRRALPAVLLERVEALLKTCAAQSFIAVPDPDLSARMFVGPVMSFVALDGLFGEVLPALPLEATLTALVDLFLLTVSVERTTHDSARPSVRP from the coding sequence ATGACCTCGCCGGATTCGCCCCGCGCCCGTGCCAAACGGCAGCAGATCGTGGACGCGGCCCGTCAGCTCTTTCTGAAGCAGGGATACGCCCGCAGTACCACCGACGCGATTACCCAGGCAGCGGGCGTCAGCAAACAGACGCTGTATGTCTATTTTCCGGGCAAGATGGAACTGCTGGCTGCCGTCCTCGCTGCCGAGCTGGACGGTCTGGAAGAACAACCGGGCAACCACGCGCCGCCGCAGAACGCTGAAGAACTGCGGGCCGCGCTGCTGCATTTTGCGCTCAGCGTGACTGCCCGGCTGCTGTGCCCTGACGCCATCGCGCTGCTGCGGCTGCTGGTGGGCGAGGCGGCTCAGTTGCCGGAACTGCGCGGAGTGCTGCGCCGGGCATTGCCTGCCGTGCTGCTGGAACGGGTCGAAGCCCTGCTGAAGACGTGTGCGGCTCAGTCGTTCATTGCCGTGCCCGACCCGGATCTCAGCGCCCGGATGTTCGTGGGGCCGGTCATGAGCTTTGTCGCTCTCGACGGCCTGTTCGGGGAGGTGCTGCCTGCTCTGCCCTTAGAAGCCACTCTGACGGCGCTCGTTGATCTGTTTCTGCTCACCGTTTCGGTGGAAAGGACAACCCATGATTCAGCCCGACCGTCTGTCCGACCCTGA